The Lichenihabitans psoromatis genome contains a region encoding:
- the maiA gene encoding maleylacetoacetate isomerase: protein MTSEQPLELFSFWRTSAVYRVRVALSLKGLQEKETIIDLDAGQQRSDAFLAINPLAAIPALVVAGQTTLTQSTAILEYLDETTPEPPLLPADALGRARVRSIAAMLVADTHPFVTPRVKRYLTTTGGFDDAAWRAWQIQWFTTGLQAVDKRLSAEPETGRFCHGDSVTLADICLASIPAVMQVFKISVADIPTVDRIVASCNALPAFAEADPYKQVGAPAR, encoded by the coding sequence ATGACCTCAGAGCAGCCTCTCGAACTTTTTTCGTTCTGGCGCACCTCGGCGGTCTATCGCGTGCGGGTCGCGCTCAGCCTCAAGGGGCTCCAGGAAAAAGAGACCATCATCGATCTCGATGCGGGTCAGCAACGCAGTGATGCCTTCTTGGCCATCAACCCGCTTGCGGCCATTCCGGCTCTGGTGGTCGCCGGTCAAACGACGCTGACGCAATCGACGGCGATCCTCGAATATCTCGACGAGACAACGCCCGAGCCGCCGCTGTTGCCCGCCGATGCACTTGGTCGGGCGCGCGTCCGGTCCATCGCGGCCATGCTGGTGGCCGACACGCATCCGTTCGTGACGCCTCGGGTCAAACGCTACCTGACCACGACTGGCGGTTTCGACGATGCGGCGTGGCGTGCCTGGCAGATTCAATGGTTCACCACCGGACTTCAAGCCGTCGACAAGCGGCTCAGCGCCGAGCCGGAGACCGGTCGCTTCTGCCATGGCGACAGTGTGACCCTCGCGGATATCTGCCTCGCCAGCATCCCGGCCGTCATGCAGGTGTTCAAGATTTCTGTTGCCGATATTCCAACGGTCGACCGGATCGTCGCGTCCTGCAACGCGTTGCCGGCCTTCGCCGAGGCCGACCCGTACAAGCAGGTCGGCGCGCCCGCCCGCTAA
- a CDS encoding alkene reductase, with translation MTDQTTSTLFQPFALGDLTLKNRVVMAPLTRSRSSDAGVVPPYAADYYAQRATAGLIVSEATNISSQARGYALTPGIWTPAQVEAWQTVTRAVHQAGGKMVLQLWHTGRISHPSLHDGALPVAPSAIKPAGQAFTNSGMQDHVVPRALETDEIPAIVEDYRHAAQCAKDAGFDGVEIHSANNYLLEQFIRDSTNKRTDRYGGSVENRLRFPLEVVTAVTTVWGGGDRVGIRISPGTTMPGEAPLDSDPMGTYGTYIDALSAHGLVYIHDIEGVTQMSRDPNGIDYPALRKRFKGAYIANNNYDRALADKTLEEGNADLISFGRPFIANPDLVDRLRNGDPLAEAPKAYWYGGDQTGYSDWPGMNGQIKG, from the coding sequence ATGACCGATCAGACCACATCCACGCTGTTCCAGCCCTTTGCGCTGGGCGATCTCACTCTGAAAAACCGCGTCGTCATGGCGCCTTTGACCCGCAGCCGCTCCAGCGATGCCGGTGTCGTGCCGCCTTATGCCGCCGATTATTACGCGCAACGCGCCACGGCGGGCCTCATCGTGTCGGAGGCGACCAACATCTCGTCCCAGGCGCGAGGTTACGCGCTGACGCCGGGCATTTGGACGCCCGCCCAGGTTGAGGCATGGCAGACCGTGACCCGCGCGGTTCATCAGGCAGGCGGCAAAATGGTGTTGCAGCTTTGGCATACGGGCCGGATCTCGCATCCGAGCCTGCATGACGGAGCCTTGCCGGTTGCGCCCTCCGCCATCAAGCCGGCCGGACAGGCCTTTACCAACAGCGGCATGCAGGATCATGTCGTGCCGCGCGCTCTTGAGACCGACGAGATCCCGGCGATCGTCGAGGATTACCGGCATGCCGCGCAATGCGCCAAGGATGCAGGCTTTGACGGCGTCGAGATCCACTCGGCCAACAACTATCTGCTCGAGCAGTTCATCCGCGACAGCACCAATAAACGCACCGACCGCTACGGCGGCAGCGTCGAGAACCGCCTGCGGTTTCCGCTCGAGGTCGTCACGGCCGTGACAACGGTCTGGGGCGGCGGCGATCGGGTCGGGATCCGCATCTCGCCCGGCACCACGATGCCGGGGGAAGCGCCGCTCGATAGCGACCCGATGGGGACCTACGGGACCTATATCGATGCGCTGTCGGCGCATGGTCTGGTCTACATCCACGATATCGAGGGCGTGACCCAGATGAGCCGCGACCCCAACGGCATTGATTATCCGGCCCTGCGGAAGCGCTTCAAGGGCGCCTATATTGCCAACAACAACTACGATCGTGCGCTGGCCGACAAGACCCTCGAGGAGGGCAATGCCGATTTGATCAGCTTCGGCCGGCCGTTTATCGCCAATCCGGATCTCGTGGATCGTCTGCGGAACGGCGACCCGCTCGCCGAAGCCCCCAAGGCTTATTGGTATGGCGGGGACCAGACGGGCTATTCCGATTGGCCGGGCATGAACGGTCAGATCAAAGGCTAG
- a CDS encoding SDR family NAD(P)-dependent oxidoreductase: MIELNGKIALVTGTTGIARATALRFAALGADVLALGIDELGNAALVDAGIAVRRTDVSVPQEVEAAMADIVTRFGGLDIVVNSAAVHPYGDAVTTSPEIFARCLAVNVGSIHLTAHFGVPEMRKRGGGAIVNVSSVQGHACQQGVAAYVASKGAIHALTRAMALDFAGDRIRVLSVSPGSVRTPILELAARTLDGPEADVEAVFARFGAAHPIGRIGEADEVADLIAFLASSRAGFITGSDHVIDGGLLAGLGVR, encoded by the coding sequence ATGATCGAACTCAACGGCAAAATAGCCTTGGTGACCGGCACGACCGGGATCGCGCGCGCGACAGCCTTGCGGTTCGCCGCGCTCGGGGCCGACGTTCTGGCCCTCGGCATCGACGAGCTCGGCAATGCGGCTCTGGTCGACGCGGGGATCGCGGTTCGCCGGACCGACGTCTCCGTTCCGCAAGAGGTCGAAGCAGCGATGGCCGATATCGTGACGCGCTTCGGCGGCCTCGACATCGTGGTCAATTCGGCGGCCGTGCATCCCTATGGTGATGCGGTGACGACGAGCCCGGAGATTTTCGCCCGCTGTCTGGCCGTCAATGTCGGGTCGATCCACCTGACGGCGCATTTCGGCGTACCGGAGATGCGGAAGCGCGGCGGCGGTGCGATCGTCAACGTGTCGAGCGTTCAGGGCCATGCCTGCCAGCAGGGCGTGGCCGCCTATGTGGCCTCGAAGGGTGCGATCCACGCGCTGACTCGCGCCATGGCTCTCGATTTCGCCGGGGATCGCATCCGTGTCCTGTCGGTCAGCCCTGGCTCGGTCCGCACGCCCATCCTCGAACTCGCGGCCCGCACACTCGACGGACCCGAGGCCGACGTCGAGGCGGTCTTCGCCCGGTTTGGGGCCGCCCATCCGATCGGCCGGATCGGCGAGGCCGACGAGGTGGCCGATCTCATCGCCTTTTTGGCATCATCGCGAGCCGGTTTCATCACCGGCTCGGATCATGTCATCGATGGTGGTCTCTTGGCGGGCCTCGGGGTTCGCTGA
- a CDS encoding inorganic phosphate transporter — translation MLAALTSGSTAAFVLMIGCLILVLAFEFSNGFHDTANAVATVIYTKSLKPTVAVVWSGLMNFAGVLLGGIAVAYALVELIPPDVLSPPGGGLAIGMLAALFVTALVWNVATWAFGIPNSSSHALIGALVGVAIENALVRGRDLHSGVDWNQVWSVLLSLLVSPVLGFVFSLLLFYVIKALIHDKALYTVPEEGKPPVWWMRGLLILTCTGVSFSHGTNDGQKSIGLIMLTVIGLAPAVYAINQDIKPEAIQHLSQAMPQAADLIGRFGDDQKQLGVEAAKKLGETLGKAKQITDIPDAERIATRNDLNRTISELHTVSETKEAPDDAKKSAKSIGKDLSTAVQYVPWWVRILSAVCLGLGTMVGYKRIVETLGERIGKEHLVPAQGASAELVAAVLIGGAGITGFPVSTTHVVTAGIAGTMVGSGSGIQPATLWQIGTAWLLTLPATMLMSGLILYVLS, via the coding sequence ATGCTCGCTGCCCTCACGTCCGGTTCCACCGCAGCTTTCGTCCTGATGATCGGCTGCCTCATCCTGGTGTTGGCTTTCGAGTTTTCCAACGGCTTCCACGATACGGCCAATGCCGTCGCCACGGTCATCTACACCAAGTCGCTGAAGCCGACCGTTGCGGTCGTCTGGTCCGGGCTGATGAATTTCGCCGGCGTGCTGCTCGGCGGCATTGCGGTCGCCTATGCGCTCGTCGAACTCATTCCGCCGGATGTGCTGTCCCCACCCGGAGGTGGGCTGGCGATCGGCATGCTGGCGGCGCTGTTCGTCACGGCGCTCGTCTGGAACGTCGCCACCTGGGCGTTTGGCATTCCGAACTCGAGCTCGCATGCGTTGATCGGCGCTCTCGTCGGTGTCGCGATCGAGAATGCGCTGGTGCGCGGCCGCGACCTGCACAGCGGCGTCGACTGGAATCAAGTGTGGAGCGTGCTTCTCTCCCTATTGGTCTCGCCCGTTCTCGGCTTCGTCTTCTCGCTGCTGCTCTTCTACGTCATCAAGGCGCTGATCCACGACAAAGCGCTCTACACGGTGCCGGAGGAGGGCAAGCCGCCGGTTTGGTGGATGCGCGGCTTGCTCATTCTGACCTGCACTGGCGTGAGTTTCTCGCACGGGACGAACGACGGGCAGAAGAGCATCGGCCTGATCATGCTGACCGTGATCGGTCTCGCGCCTGCCGTCTATGCGATCAACCAGGACATCAAACCCGAGGCCATCCAGCATCTGTCGCAAGCCATGCCGCAGGCCGCCGATCTGATCGGCCGGTTCGGCGACGACCAGAAGCAACTCGGTGTCGAGGCCGCCAAAAAGCTCGGGGAGACCTTGGGCAAGGCCAAGCAGATCACCGACATCCCGGATGCCGAGCGCATCGCGACCCGGAACGATCTTAACCGCACCATCTCCGAACTGCATACGGTCAGTGAGACCAAGGAGGCGCCGGACGACGCCAAGAAATCCGCCAAGAGCATCGGCAAGGACCTGTCCACGGCGGTGCAATATGTGCCGTGGTGGGTGCGGATTCTGAGCGCCGTGTGCCTCGGCCTTGGGACGATGGTCGGCTATAAACGCATCGTGGAGACGCTCGGCGAACGCATCGGCAAGGAGCATCTCGTTCCGGCGCAGGGCGCATCCGCCGAATTGGTCGCCGCCGTGTTGATCGGGGGCGCGGGCATCACCGGTTTCCCGGTGAGCACCACCCATGTGGTGACGGCCGGTATCGCCGGCACGATGGTGGGTTCCGGGTCCGGTATTCAGCCTGCAACGCTGTGGCAGATTGGCACGGCTTGGCTCCTCACCCTGCCGGCCACAATGCTGATGTCCGGTCTCATTCTTTACGTTCTCTCCTAA
- a CDS encoding efflux RND transporter permease subunit, translated as MGLVLYALKFRISFYVLSVLIVLAGVGACIVMPKDVLPNVDIPVVIVVWTYNGLDTTDMTQRITTYSEFSLSNNVNNIRRMESTTIPGTAIERVYFDQNVSVDLAIAQVVSAMNSIRAAMPPGVQPPVVMRFSASSVPVIQLSLSSAVESAAKVYDYGQYRIRQTLTQVPGATLPNPYGGAPRQVMVDLDLHALQGYGLTPNDVASAMTAQNLTVPSGLSKIGETQYPIRLNASPDTVDALNDVPIKVVNGSPVLVRDVAHVRDGSPPQLNIVRTDGSHSVLTTILKNGNASTLTVVNLVKQFLPQMRAAAPKGLSIKPLFDQSVFVSGAISDVIREALTAAALTGLMILLFLGSWRSTLIVLVSIPLSILTSLAILAALGETINIMTLGGVALAVGILVDDATVAIENTYRLMEEGESFRDSVVDGATGIAKPALISTLAICSAFVSVLFLTDTPKYLFTPQALAVVFAMLASYLLSRTLVPIMIDVLIRSEYAAKHKGKLEDETASKTEGDVPATNTEDHNEDERPGILARTGSAVVHGLSRPWAWIKRMLARPAGAVGTFLFRCQAAFERGFTRFHRGYLGLLNGVMDNRVVTFAVVGVIFVVSAVLFQFVGQDYFPQVDGSGMTLHIRTRPGLRIEAAEQTFAAIEQTVRQQIPPHDLGLILDNIGLPASNYNFAFGDGSFVSYNDGQMLISLNEGHAPSSVYMKKLRAVLPQLYPDTLFYFQPSDMITQILDFGFITPIDVQVNGRNQQKDLEVAKTIERRMRAIPGAADVHIQQITDAPEFFVDVDRKLASELNLTEQQIANAMNISLSGSYQVNPNFWTDPKTGIPYQLWVQTPEYRNASLSDLQNTPLLVSGTTGMGQQPLVSQLSSVATLRRQPEQTMVSHVNTQPTYDIYASAQDRDLGAIKGDIAKIVEEEQAKLPAPDKITVRGQIEAMDNSFQSIEIGLGIALIAVYLLMAINFQSWGDPFVILCALPVAFCGIILSLFLTQTTFSIPSLFGAIMSVGVASANSILLVTFAQEERQRTGCSAREAALKAGETRLRPVLMTAGAMFVGLIPMAIGIGEGSEQNAALARAVLGGVAVGTCSTLLFVPFLYSILRRGKFEPVRDYR; from the coding sequence ATGGGTCTCGTCCTTTACGCGCTCAAATTCCGCATCTCGTTCTACGTTCTCTCGGTCCTGATCGTTCTGGCCGGGGTCGGGGCCTGTATCGTCATGCCCAAAGACGTTTTGCCGAATGTCGACATTCCGGTCGTCATCGTGGTGTGGACCTACAACGGTCTCGACACGACCGATATGACCCAGCGGATCACGACCTATAGCGAATTCTCGCTCTCCAATAACGTCAACAACATCCGCCGGATGGAAAGCACGACCATTCCGGGTACCGCAATCGAGCGGGTTTATTTCGACCAGAACGTCAGCGTCGACCTCGCGATCGCCCAAGTCGTTTCGGCCATGAATTCGATTCGCGCCGCCATGCCGCCCGGCGTTCAGCCACCCGTCGTCATGCGCTTCTCGGCGTCGTCGGTGCCGGTCATCCAACTCTCTCTCTCGTCGGCGGTCGAAAGCGCCGCCAAGGTCTACGATTACGGGCAATATCGTATCCGGCAGACCCTCACGCAGGTGCCGGGCGCGACATTGCCCAACCCCTACGGTGGCGCGCCACGTCAGGTGATGGTGGATCTCGACCTGCATGCGTTACAGGGCTACGGACTGACCCCGAACGATGTGGCGAGTGCCATGACGGCGCAAAATCTGACTGTGCCGTCCGGCCTCTCCAAGATCGGCGAGACGCAATATCCCATTCGGCTCAACGCCTCGCCCGATACGGTGGACGCGCTGAACGACGTGCCGATCAAGGTCGTTAACGGCTCGCCCGTTCTGGTGCGCGACGTCGCCCATGTGCGCGATGGATCGCCACCACAACTCAATATCGTGCGGACGGACGGCAGCCACTCGGTGCTGACGACGATTCTGAAAAACGGCAATGCCTCGACCCTGACGGTCGTCAATTTGGTCAAGCAGTTCCTGCCGCAGATGCGGGCCGCGGCCCCGAAGGGCCTTTCGATCAAGCCACTGTTTGATCAATCGGTGTTCGTGTCGGGGGCAATCTCGGACGTGATCCGCGAAGCGTTGACCGCAGCGGCCCTCACAGGCTTGATGATCCTGCTGTTCTTGGGCTCATGGCGCTCGACCCTGATCGTGCTCGTCTCGATCCCGCTCTCGATCCTGACGTCGCTCGCGATCCTCGCGGCCTTGGGTGAAACCATCAACATCATGACGCTCGGCGGTGTCGCCCTGGCGGTAGGTATCCTGGTCGACGATGCGACCGTCGCGATCGAAAACACCTACCGGCTGATGGAGGAAGGCGAGAGCTTCCGCGACTCCGTCGTCGACGGCGCCACGGGGATCGCCAAACCGGCGCTCATTTCGACGCTTGCGATCTGTTCCGCCTTCGTGTCGGTGTTGTTTCTGACCGATACGCCAAAATATCTGTTCACGCCGCAGGCGCTCGCGGTCGTCTTCGCCATGCTGGCCTCCTACCTGCTGTCGCGCACGCTGGTGCCGATCATGATCGATGTGCTGATCCGCTCGGAATATGCGGCCAAGCATAAGGGGAAGCTCGAGGACGAAACCGCGAGCAAGACCGAAGGCGATGTGCCGGCGACCAACACCGAGGATCACAATGAGGATGAGCGCCCCGGCATCCTGGCGCGGACCGGATCTGCCGTGGTGCATGGGCTGAGCCGGCCGTGGGCTTGGATCAAGCGGATGCTGGCGCGACCGGCCGGGGCCGTCGGGACATTCTTGTTCCGCTGCCAGGCCGCCTTCGAGCGTGGGTTCACCCGGTTTCATCGGGGCTATCTCGGCCTGCTCAACGGCGTCATGGACAACCGGGTCGTGACCTTCGCCGTCGTCGGGGTCATCTTTGTGGTCAGTGCCGTCCTGTTCCAATTCGTCGGTCAGGATTATTTCCCGCAAGTCGATGGCAGTGGCATGACCCTGCATATCCGGACGCGACCCGGCCTTCGAATTGAAGCCGCCGAACAGACCTTCGCGGCGATCGAACAAACAGTGCGCCAGCAGATCCCACCGCATGATCTCGGGCTGATCCTGGACAATATCGGGCTGCCGGCCAGCAACTATAATTTCGCGTTCGGCGATGGATCCTTCGTGTCTTACAACGACGGACAGATGCTGATCTCGCTGAATGAGGGGCATGCGCCGTCATCGGTTTACATGAAGAAGCTGCGGGCCGTGTTGCCGCAACTCTATCCAGATACCCTGTTTTACTTCCAACCGTCGGATATGATCACGCAAATCCTCGATTTCGGCTTCATCACGCCGATCGATGTTCAGGTGAACGGGCGCAATCAGCAGAAGGATCTCGAGGTCGCCAAGACGATCGAGCGTCGGATGCGAGCGATCCCCGGAGCGGCCGACGTGCATATCCAGCAGATCACCGACGCGCCCGAATTTTTCGTCGATGTCGACCGCAAGCTCGCTTCGGAGCTCAATCTGACCGAGCAACAGATCGCCAATGCGATGAATATTTCGCTATCGGGAAGCTATCAGGTCAATCCGAACTTCTGGACCGATCCGAAGACCGGAATCCCCTATCAGCTTTGGGTGCAGACGCCGGAATATCGGAACGCCTCGCTGTCCGACCTGCAGAATACACCGCTGCTCGTGAGCGGTACGACTGGCATGGGCCAGCAACCGCTGGTCAGCCAACTCTCGAGCGTGGCGACTCTGCGCCGACAGCCCGAGCAGACCATGGTCAGCCATGTGAATACCCAGCCCACCTATGACATCTATGCCAGCGCGCAAGATCGTGACCTTGGCGCCATCAAAGGCGATATCGCCAAGATCGTCGAGGAGGAGCAGGCGAAGCTTCCAGCACCAGACAAGATCACCGTTCGTGGTCAGATCGAGGCCATGGATAACTCGTTCCAAAGCATCGAGATCGGTTTGGGCATCGCGCTGATCGCGGTCTATCTGCTGATGGCGATCAATTTCCAAAGCTGGGGCGACCCGTTCGTGATCCTTTGTGCGCTGCCGGTGGCGTTCTGCGGCATCATCCTCAGCCTGTTTCTGACGCAGACCACATTTTCGATTCCCTCGCTTTTCGGCGCGATCATGAGTGTCGGTGTCGCGAGTGCCAATTCGATCCTGCTCGTGACATTTGCGCAAGAGGAGCGGCAACGGACCGGTTGCTCCGCGCGCGAGGCCGCCCTGAAGGCGGGCGAGACGCGGCTTCGGCCGGTGCTGATGACCGCGGGTGCGATGTTCGTGGGCCTGATCCCCATGGCGATTGGAATCGGCGAAGGCAGCGAGCAGAATGCGGCACTGGCCCGCGCGGTGCTCGGGGGTGTCGCGGTCGGCACCTGTTCGACCCTCCTTTTCGTCCCATTTCTCTATTCAATTCTGCGGCGTGGTAAATTCGAGCCTGTGAGGGATTACCGATGA
- a CDS encoding efflux RND transporter periplasmic adaptor subunit, with protein sequence MSERQPDPSAAMSDDDTRETERGADESFHADARNHEPHPAAEDREPDRDDSRHDRVETSGDTMPREVDPKPHREAKQEAGEAKRDGHEPSDEPPPPMPSKWPFIIAGLILLVLIAWSGYGHWQQHQDALATQQQTEDRVPDVKTVEAKLMDEPVPLILPGQTEAFDSASLFARATGYVAERKVDIGSRVKKGDLLIHIAAPDLDQQLAQAQAQLGQTQASLGQAQAQVAQADANLNLAKVTFARTNTLTQQGYETVQNHDNQQANLTSQQAALETAKSGIRVAEANIKAQGATVDRLKALASFENVVAPFTGVITARNVDVGDLLNADTASGTPMFTIARDDVLRVSVYVPQNGAIGIHEGLPATITVPQLPGRMFKGSVARSSVALTASSRSLMAEIDVPNPDGALRPGLYVTINIAVPRAQSEVEVPAEALIFNQHGMQVAVLDQDSKIRMQPVTIDRDLGTAVDLRDGLKGHEQIVVSPPSMLQTGSKVKATPQKQEQDQGGQPAQSQPAKTKGGQTGQDTQAQMDGADHPEKSPHNAQPQNKQAKVETRQKTD encoded by the coding sequence ATGAGCGAGCGTCAGCCCGACCCCTCTGCCGCCATGAGCGACGACGACACCCGTGAGACCGAGCGTGGCGCGGACGAGAGCTTTCACGCCGATGCTCGCAACCACGAACCCCATCCCGCCGCCGAGGATCGTGAGCCGGATCGCGACGACAGCCGCCATGATCGCGTCGAGACGTCGGGAGACACCATGCCGCGTGAGGTCGACCCCAAGCCTCACCGCGAGGCGAAGCAGGAGGCGGGCGAGGCGAAGCGTGACGGGCACGAGCCCTCAGACGAGCCGCCACCGCCGATGCCGTCGAAATGGCCGTTCATCATCGCGGGGTTGATCCTCTTGGTGCTTATCGCGTGGTCTGGCTACGGTCATTGGCAGCAGCATCAGGACGCCTTGGCGACACAGCAGCAAACCGAAGATCGTGTCCCCGACGTCAAGACCGTCGAGGCCAAGCTGATGGATGAGCCGGTGCCGCTTATCCTTCCCGGCCAGACCGAGGCCTTCGACAGCGCCAGCCTGTTCGCGCGTGCGACCGGCTATGTGGCCGAGCGGAAGGTCGACATCGGATCGCGGGTCAAGAAGGGCGATCTGCTGATCCATATTGCTGCGCCCGACCTCGATCAACAGCTCGCCCAGGCGCAAGCGCAACTCGGGCAGACCCAGGCCTCCCTCGGGCAGGCACAAGCACAAGTGGCCCAAGCCGATGCCAATTTGAACCTTGCCAAGGTGACCTTTGCCCGGACCAACACGCTGACCCAACAGGGCTACGAAACGGTTCAAAATCACGATAACCAGCAAGCCAATCTCACAAGCCAGCAGGCGGCGCTCGAAACGGCCAAATCCGGCATTCGCGTCGCCGAGGCCAACATCAAGGCGCAGGGCGCGACCGTCGATCGCCTCAAGGCTCTGGCGTCCTTCGAGAATGTCGTGGCGCCTTTCACCGGGGTGATCACGGCCCGCAATGTCGATGTGGGCGACCTGTTGAACGCCGATACGGCAAGCGGCACGCCGATGTTCACGATCGCTCGCGACGACGTGTTGCGAGTCTCGGTCTACGTTCCGCAGAATGGCGCGATCGGCATCCATGAAGGATTGCCGGCGACCATCACGGTCCCGCAACTGCCCGGCCGTATGTTCAAAGGCTCGGTTGCCCGGAGTTCCGTGGCCCTGACGGCCTCGTCCCGCAGCCTGATGGCCGAAATCGACGTGCCGAACCCGGATGGAGCGTTGCGTCCCGGGCTTTATGTGACGATCAACATCGCGGTTCCGCGTGCCCAGAGCGAAGTGGAGGTGCCTGCGGAGGCGCTCATCTTCAACCAACACGGCATGCAAGTTGCCGTTTTAGATCAGGATTCCAAGATCCGGATGCAGCCAGTCACGATCGATCGCGATCTCGGCACGGCGGTCGATTTGAGGGATGGTCTCAAAGGCCATGAGCAGATCGTCGTCAGCCCACCGTCCATGCTGCAGACCGGCTCGAAGGTGAAGGCGACGCCGCAGAAGCAGGAGCAGGATCAAGGGGGGCAGCCGGCCCAATCCCAGCCCGCAAAGACGAAGGGCGGGCAGACCGGCCAGGATACTCAAGCGCAAATGGATGGCGCAGATCATCCGGAGAAGTCGCCCCACAACGCGCAGCCGCAAAACAAGCAGGCCAAGGTCGAGACGCGTCAGAAAACAGACTGA
- the pqqE gene encoding pyrroloquinoline quinone biosynthesis protein PqqE yields MTVAPPLAPFGLLAELTHRCPLACPYCSNPLALDARSGELDTETWTRVFSEASALGVLHIHLSGGEPLARRDIVDLVAHCAKLGLYTNLITSGIGLTEDRIARLSDAGLDHVQLSVQDVDPASADRIAGYAGAFAKKQQVAAWVTAAGLPLTVNAVIHRANVARAPDLVALAIRLGARRVEIAHTQYYGWASVNRDALMPSRAEAEVAVAEIERLKTVHAGTIVIDHVVPDYYARYPKACMGGWAMRSLNVTPSGKVLPCHAAETLPGLTFPTVHEASLAAIWTSSEAFNAYRGTDWMQEPCRSCVRKTVDVGGCRCQAFALTGDARNTDPVCVLSPLHDAITALATPAHDAASASILPTYTYRANPGPSLAPLGMDPSINAP; encoded by the coding sequence ATGACGGTTGCGCCGCCTCTCGCCCCGTTCGGTCTGCTGGCCGAGCTGACGCATCGCTGTCCGCTCGCCTGCCCCTATTGCTCGAACCCGTTGGCGCTCGACGCCAGGTCTGGCGAGCTCGACACGGAAACCTGGACGCGCGTCTTCTCCGAGGCGTCCGCGCTCGGTGTGCTGCATATTCATCTGTCGGGTGGAGAGCCGCTGGCGAGGCGCGACATCGTCGATCTGGTGGCCCATTGCGCCAAGCTGGGGCTTTACACGAACCTCATCACGTCCGGGATCGGTTTGACCGAGGACCGCATAGCGCGCCTCTCGGATGCGGGTCTCGATCACGTCCAGCTTTCGGTCCAGGATGTCGATCCGGCGTCGGCCGATCGCATCGCTGGCTATGCCGGTGCTTTCGCGAAAAAGCAGCAGGTGGCCGCTTGGGTGACGGCGGCGGGCCTGCCTCTGACCGTCAATGCCGTTATCCATCGCGCCAATGTGGCGCGTGCGCCGGACTTGGTCGCGTTAGCGATCAGGCTCGGTGCGCGGCGGGTCGAGATCGCGCATACGCAATATTATGGTTGGGCTTCGGTCAATCGCGACGCGCTGATGCCGTCGCGGGCTGAGGCTGAGGTCGCGGTCGCCGAGATCGAGCGGCTGAAGACGGTTCATGCGGGTACGATCGTGATCGACCATGTCGTGCCGGACTATTATGCGCGATACCCGAAGGCCTGCATGGGCGGGTGGGCGATGCGATCTTTGAACGTCACTCCCTCCGGCAAGGTGCTGCCGTGCCATGCGGCCGAAACATTGCCGGGACTCACATTTCCGACCGTTCACGAGGCCTCGCTCGCGGCGATCTGGACATCCTCGGAGGCGTTCAACGCGTATCGCGGCACGGATTGGATGCAGGAGCCGTGTCGGTCCTGTGTGCGCAAGACCGTCGATGTCGGCGGATGCCGGTGCCAGGCCTTCGCTCTGACCGGAGACGCGCGCAACACCGATCCGGTTTGTGTGCTCTCGCCGCTGCACGATGCCATTACCGCACTCGCGACGCCGGCTCACGATGCCGCATCAGCGTCTATCCTGCCAACCTATACCTATCGCGCCAATCCCGGGCCGAGCCTCGCGCCGCTCGGCATGGACCCGTCGATCAACGCTCCGTAG
- the pqqD gene encoding pyrroloquinoline quinone biosynthesis peptide chaperone PqqD, whose amino-acid sequence MTDSTALPDDAKPHLPRGVRLRHDETRGEWTLLAPERILKLDAVAVEVLKRCTGIATITAIVDDLATTFAADRTRIDTDVRAMLAGLHDKRMLDL is encoded by the coding sequence ATGACCGATTCGACCGCTCTGCCTGACGACGCCAAACCGCACCTGCCGCGGGGCGTGCGCCTGCGCCACGACGAGACGCGGGGTGAATGGACATTGCTGGCGCCGGAACGCATCCTCAAGCTCGATGCGGTCGCGGTCGAGGTGCTGAAACGCTGCACCGGCATCGCCACGATCACGGCCATCGTCGACGACCTCGCGACGACCTTCGCGGCGGACCGCACGCGGATCGACACCGATGTCCGCGCCATGCTGGCGGGCCTTCACGACAAGCGGATGCTCGACTTATGA